NNNNNNNNNNNNNNNNNNNNNNNNNNNNNNNNNNNNNNNNNNNNNNNNNNNNNNNNNNNNNNNNNNNNNNNNNNNNNNNNNNNNNNNNNNNNNNNNNNNNNNNNNNNNNNNNNNNNNNNNNNNNNNNNNNNNNNNNNNNNNNNNNNNNNNNNNNNNNNNNNNNNNNNNNNNNNNNNNNNNNNNNNNNNNNNNNNNNNNNNNNNNNNNNNNNNNNNNNNNNNNNNNNNNNNNNNNNNNNNATAGAGGCAGATTCTTTTTTATCACATGAATGCCTTAGAAGCTGATGTTTTACAAGTTCTTTTTAGGGAATGATGTTTTACAAAGCTGCACGCCTGCATGTAGAGACAGAGTTTTTTTCTTTTAAGAGAAGCCATAGATGCAATCGGCCCGGCGATATATATATTTGCGAGAAGGCGTTATGTATAGTCCATATACATATTGCGGCTCACGAAGCCCAGGCCATTCCAGCCCCAAAATCCACAGGCTTCAGATAGATATTCCGTGTGATTCCACAGTGAGTGGAATTCGTCAcgctggaaaaagaaaaaaaaaaggagtTTATAAAAAAAAAGTGGAATTCGTGAGGAGCACAAAGCTGGGAAGTAGTCGGCCGTGGGCCCACCGGAACCCATCATCTTTATCGGCGACTCCGCCGCGTAACTACCAACCCATCACGGCAGTCCTCCACGCTACGCTCATCCGCACCGCCGTCCCCGACGTGCCTCCCCCATCCGAACCCTAGCCCCGTTGACCAGCGCGGCGACCGCCATGGACGGCCTCGTCGCcttctcccgccgccgccgccgctggctcCTCCTCCCCGCGCTGGGGACGGCGTCGGCCTACGGCGCGTACAAGATCTACCACCTCCCGgccgtcgccgcccgccgccgccgcctcgtccgcCTCGCCGCGGCCCTCGCGGCCTTCCTCGACGCCGCCGCTTCCTCCGCCGACGCGGCGGCCCTCGTCTCCTCCGACCTCGCCGACTTCGTCCGGTCCGACTCCGACGAGCTCCCCCGCAGCGTCGCGCAGCTCGCCAAGCTCGCCGCCTCCCCCGAGGTCTCCGCCACCGTGTCGGCGCTCTCCCAGGCCGTCGCGGCCGGGGTGCTCCGCGGCGTCGGCTCCGCCCCCGGGCCCGGCTCCGGCGACAAGGCGGCCCTCACGGACCGCCTCGTCGACAAGCTCTTCTCCGACTCCGGGGAGCGCCTCGCGTCCTCTGTCGCCGGGAGCTTCGCGCGCCACCTCGTAATGGCCTTCTACTCCGCCCCGTCTCCTGCCGGGCAGACCTCCTCATCGCCCGATTGGGTCAACGTGGTTGCAACGGGAAAGGGCCACAAGGCGATTAGCAGCTGGGTTGAGGTCCTCGTCGGCACCGCCGTGGGGGTGTTCATTGACAAGACCATACACATCAATACCTATGAGCAGCTCTTCGAAGGGCTCACCAATCCAACCCACGACGCCAAGGTCAAGGAATTGCTTGTTTCAGTATGCAACGGCGCAGTGGAGACTTTGGTGAAGACCTCTCACCAAGTTATCTCCAAGGCCAATAGTAGGTTGGATAACAATGCCAATGGCAACAGCAATGGAAGTGGCACTGGCAGTAGCAGAGCTGGGGAAGGGTGGGTGGAGACAGTCTCTAGCACATTGGCAGTGCCAAGTAACAGGAATTTTGTGCTTGATGTTACTGGGAGGGTGACATTTGAGACGGTGAGGTCATTTCTTGAGTTTGTGCTGTGGAAGCTGCACGATGGGGCGAGAAAGAGTGGGGACACCGCGTTCGACAGCGGACTGCGAGCCATGAGGTATATGAGTGATAAGTCTATGGTTGTCGCCACGATCTGCATAACACTGTGCCTGCATGTGTTGAATGGAACTCGGTTCCTGGTTACCGCTTGAACATGCAGTCAACAGGGTGGGGGCTTTTGGCTTGTATTATTTGCacattgtttatgtacaaaccgtaGGTAAAATTGTACTGAAAAACTGTAAATTCAACTAAAAAAAGAGCTGAAAGGGGGTAACTTGGTTGCAAGGCTTTATTGTGGCTTATGTTTGGGGTTGTTATTCATGGCTGTAATGGGAGTGGTTGATTTGTTGTGCCCTTGAGAAAGTGTGTTTGCGGGATTATTTGGAATGGAGATGTGTTGTATGTTTGAAGGAATTTGTATCACTGGCATCTTTATCATTATAACATTGCTGATATCATCAATATCGAAAGTTTTTCTGGCTGGTTTCCTAATTGTCTTGTTTTCTATCCATGTTGTTATCTATTATATGTTCGTAAATTGTTTTTCAACTATCTTCTGTTCTCAATGATGTCAAACATAGCTTAACCTCCTCATTTCACAATTGGATTTGTGAATGCTTTGTTTGGATTCAAAGTTTTTAGTAAGCTCAATATTAATTCTATGTACATTCATGATAACAACCTTTTATCCATCCTGTGTAGTGTACTAGAGATTCCTAATAATTCATATATGAAGCAGTAGGTATCACATATTGAATGGGATCTTACAAACATCATTCTAGTGATGTCGATGCATTGTCCCATGAAAGTGCCTCCCAAAGATAAAATACTAACATATTGGATTTCAGTTCCTCCGTCTTAGTTTACATGATACAGTTGGAGAAACAGTTTTTGACATACTGGTGTTAGATTTGGTTGCTTGTTAATTGCATATTGTTTCTCTAACTTCCGTTTTAAACTGTTCCTTTGGACATGGCTTCATGGTAATATGAAGAAAAGAAACTGCAGTATCCACAGAGCTTTGGAGGGGCCTTCACCATGTCTCCTTGTGGAAGTTACAGTATTTCACACACAAGAACTATAAACTTTACATCAGTATTTTGTTTGAatgttttactaactctgacacttTGTATAGTTAGGGAAAGAGATATGGCGAATTGTGAGAGGTGTGGGGAAGTTAGTAGACAAGGATGTAGTTGCTTTGATAATCTCTTCTTGATGAAAACATGTTTGTTACTGTCTTGTTGGCGTTTTTCCACTGAATCTGGTCAACTTCTGATTATCCATAACCTTGCAATCTATAATTTTTAATGGTCGCcggatgactttccctaaaaaaagTAAGGGAAGTGTGTTTAGTGTAAACAACTAAACATGCAAATGGTTAACGTCATTTCAAAATATCCATATTTACTCAAATTTGAGTTCTGCAGAATATTTGTGTGATTGTGACCAATCATTGGTGAGCCATGCAGTGTATGAAATTGATGCTATTTTTGTTTAATAATAGCTGTAGTTGGTTGTATTTTATATTGATTTGAAAATTTGAATACAACTTCGATTCATTTTACAAGTCTGTATTAGCAGTCTCTCAGATTCAGAAAGATGCTTCTTCATAGAAGGGATTTTAAGCTATTAACCGGCATACATTCATTTCTACAGAAGTGCACTATCCTGGTGCCCTTCAGTTGCAACTCTTTCAGGGATTCAGGATTTCATCAACTTTTATTTACATATTTTCTATGCACTTTGGACTGCTTAACATGTATGTATGCTTTTTTGGTCTAtttctgatgctttgttcggttcaCATCATATCAAGAATGAATTTGCTATATGGACTGAAATTGGCCAGGTTTTAACATTCTTTCAGCCTAGAAAAAGTACTCCTTAGTTCCAATCTATAGCTGAAACATACTGCACTATAGATGGTGATACTGTGTTTGCATATGAAAATAGCACCTCATGCGGGCGATAGTCTTGCGCCCCTGGCAACTAGTGAGTTTCTGAAAAACTCAGCACTTCTACATTACAATTCTACTGGAATAGCTGCAGTGTTTCGTCGGTCAAGAG
Above is a window of Triticum dicoccoides isolate Atlit2015 ecotype Zavitan chromosome 5B, WEW_v2.0, whole genome shotgun sequence DNA encoding:
- the LOC119311959 gene encoding protein PHLOEM PROTEIN 2-LIKE A10-like: MDGLVAFSRRRRRWLLLPALGTASAYGAYKIYHLPAVAARRRRLVRLAAALAAFLDAAASSADAAALVSSDLADFVRSDSDELPRSVAQLAKLAASPEVSATVSALSQAVAAGVLRGVGSAPGPGSGDKAALTDRLVDKLFSDSGERLASSVAGSFARHLVMAFYSAPSPAGQTSSSPDWVNVVATGKGHKAISSWVEVLVGTAVGVFIDKTIHINTYEQLFEGLTNPTHDAKVKELLVSVCNGAVETLVKTSHQVISKANSRLDNNANGNSNGSGTGSSRAGEGWVETVSSTLAVPSNRNFVLDVTGRVTFETVRSFLEFVLWKLHDGARKSGDTAFDSGLRAMRYMSDKSMVVATICITLCLHVLNGTRFLVTA